The window AAAACATGAAACCTTCCATAAATGAGCTTGAGAATAATCTCAAGGCCCTGGAAGCCAGTTTTGCCATGAGCCTTGGGCTGCCCTACGAAACCCAGTTTGAGCTTGCGCCGATGACAGGGGGCGATTTTTATATCCCCCTGGACGTGGCGGAGCTTATCTCAAAAGCTGCATCAGGCAAGCCCGATATTCTTGAACTGCAGAAAAGCATTCAGGCCCTCCGGAGCGGGAGAAAGGCCCTGGCCCTGCAGCTTTACACTCCTTACCTCGCTTTTGCGTGGAACATATCTTCCATGTATAGTCCCATGCTGGATCCTTTTAAGGATAAATTATTTACTACTGATAACTGGAACAAGGGCGGTACTTTTTCTGTCACTCTTGGAATGAGCCTTAATAGTCTTTTGCCTTTTACCAAGGAAGGCCAGAGCCTGAAGGACATGGACAACAATGTCCGCAGCCTTAACATAGGACTTGCCCAGGCCATACGGGGAACAGAACTTGAGATTTACAATAAAGTTAATTCTCTTGAAAAAACCAGAACCACTGCAGAAGCCCAGAAGCTGACTGTTGATATGGCGCAGCAATCCTACCAGTTAACCGAGGAAGCTTACCGAGCGGGGCTTCAGGATTTTCTTGAGGTGCAGAACGCAGCCCTGTCTTTGAATCAAGCCGAGCTGCAGCTTCTGACCCAACAGTTTAACTACTTGAGCGATCTCATCGATCTTGAATATGCCACAGGGGTTCCCTTTGGAACCTTGAGCTCCAAAAACGGAAACTAAGAGAGGTAAGTATATGAAAATCAAGGCTTTGCAAAATACTGCTTTTTTCGCAGTAATGATGATAACAGTTTTTAGCTTCTCGGGCTGCCAGCGCATTAAAGATACGTACGGCAAGTTGACGGATAAAGCAGCTCCGGGCGGTCCGGGCCAGGATGCCCCGGTTTTTGCGGTGAACACCATGGATGCGGTGCAGGGACAGATAAGTGATTATCTGGCGCTTTCAGGCGATCTTGTTGCTGCTTCCACTGTTGACGCGTATTCGGAAGCAGCAGGAAAAGTGAGCAGAATCATGGTATCCATTGGAAGTTATGTAAACAAAGACGCTCCCATTGCGGAAGTTGATCCCTCGCGGCCCGGCATGCAGTACGAAGTCAACGTAGTTAAAGCTCCAGTATCGGGAACCATTGTCGCTCTTCCTGCCCAGCTGGGCATGACGGTGAGTCAGGCAGTTCCCCTGGCCCGCATTGCCAGCGGGGTGGGCCTTGAGATACGTCTCTATGTGGCTGAACGTTTTATTTCCAGGGTCAGTCTGCGCCAAAGTTGTGAGATAAGCCTCGACGCATACCCTGGCGAAGTATTTCACGGGAGGATCACTGAAATAAGCCCTGTAGTGGATCCTTCGTCCCGTACCATGGAAGTTCGCATTGGGGTTGATTCAGCTTCAAAGTTAAAGGCAGGTATGTTCGCCAAGGTGAGGATCATCACGGAGCATAAGAACAACATCGTAAAGATACCTTCATCGGCCCTTATCCAGCGTTTTGGTGAGGATTATGTATTTGTTGCAGAGACTGATCCCGATAACGCTGAAGGTTTTGTTGCGGTAAAAAAGATAGTGGCCCCCGGTATACTTATAGACGGGGTGCTGGAAATTCAACAGGGGCTTAAACCTAACGATGCGGTTATAGTCCGGGGCCAGAGCCTGCTTAACGATGGAGCCAAAGTCAATGTGGTTGACCGGATCGCTCCCCTGAGCGCGAATTAAGGAGCGAGTATGAGTTTAGCTAAATCAGTTGTATCACGGCCCACAACCGTATTTATTATTTTTGTTCTGCTTATCATGTTGGGGGTTTTTGCGTTTATCAATCTTCCTATTGACCTCATGCCGGAAATAAACCCCCCGTACCTGGTTGTTTATACCAGTTACCCCGGAGCAGGTCCCGAGGAAGTTGAACGATCTGTAACCCGTCCCCTGGAAGCCGCACTTTCAAGCGCATCAAGTTTGGAAAAGGTAACCTCCACCTCATCGAAGGGAACGAGCATGGTGATCATGCAGTTCACCTATGGTACGGACCTTGCGGATGCGTCCAATTCGGTACGCGATTCTCTGGAGCGCACCAGAAACTACATGCCTACAGGCGCGCAGTCTCCCATGATCTTCAAATTCGATCCTTCCATGATCCCCATCATGGGGCTTATGGTAACTGGGAACCGTTCGCCCGAAGAGCTGCGGCAAATTGCAGAAGATACTATTGTTCCCCGTATTGAGCAGACCCCCGGTGTGGCGACTGCCTCTGTTTCAGGGGGCCGCGAAAAGATCATCAGGGTTGAAATACCCCAGTCCCGCCTTGAGGCTTACGGCCTTACCGTGACTGCCATTCAGCAGATGCTGGCTGCCCAGAACGCTCAAGTTGCGGCAGGTACCATCACGGAGGACGGCCTTTCCTATCTTCTTACCACCATGGGCGAATATACTTCCCTCGACCAGATACGGAATACCGTTATTTCCTACAAGGCTGTTTCCAGCGGGCAGGAGCTGCCCCGTTCTGTATACTTGAGGGACATTGCCAATGTGTATGAAGGCTACCGGGACGAGACTAGTATAGTCTATGTTAACGGTGTATCCGCAGTAATGCTGATGGTTCAGAAGCAGAGCGGAAAAAACTCTGTTCAAACTGCAAAGGATCTCAGGGTAAGGTTGGAAAGGATCGCCAGGGAAATCCCCCAGGATATTAAGATATCCGAGCTTTTTAACACTACCGATCAGATTGAAAATTCAATAAACCAGGTAGGTTCAACTGCAGTTTCAGGCGCGCTCCTCGCAGTAATAGTACTGTTTATTTTCCTTCGTTCCATAAAGCCTACCTTGATAATAGGCATCAGTATTCCTGTGTCCATCATCATTACCATTATGTTGATGTACTTTGCCCACCTCACCTTAAACCTCATGACCCTTGCGGGACTCATATTGGGGGTCGGTATGCTGGTAGATAACTCCATCGTTATTTTGGAGAATATCTACCATTACCGTGAAAAAGGCGCAAAACTTTCCACCGCGTCGGTTATCGGTACCCAGGAAATGATAGTCGCCATCGTGGCTTCTACCCTCACTACCATCTGCGTATTTGCGCCATTGGTAATGTTCCAGGGCCTCCTTGAAATGGCAGGTGAAATGTTTTCGGGCCTCGCTTTTACGGTTGTAATTTCGCTGACCTCTTCGCTCCTCATAGCCATGTTCCTGGTGCCGGTTCTTTCAAGTCATTACCTTCCCCTGGTTACGCGCAAACAAAAACCGCTGAAAAGTTTTCTTGCTCCTGTAGACAGGGCTTTTGAAAATTTCTTTACCCGCCTTGATAATAATTATCGCAAGGCCGTAGCATGGGTGCTGCATCACAAGGCCATTACTATCGGATTTTTGGCGGCACTCCTGGTAGGGAGCATTGCCCTGATTCCCGTCATTGGCTGGGTCTTTATGCCCGAGCAGGAAGCGGATTCAGTTTCTGTCAATGTAACCCTTCCCATGGGAACTCCCCTGGCTGAAACCGAAGCTACCCTGCAGCAGATCCAGCGTATCGTTGAGCGGGAAGTTCAGGGATATGACAGGATTATGCTTAACGCCGGCGGCAGCGGCGGTATGATGGGCAGCGGGGGTGCCAATTCAGGTTCAGTCAGAATCAACCTCCCCAAATTCGAAGAACGTATAGACAGCGCCGATGAAATTAAAGCCAAGATCAGGACTCACTTCAACGAATTCCCCGGGGTAACCATTTACTTCAGCGCTGGAGGTATGTCGATGGGATCGGGAAACCCGGTGGATGTAATACTCCGCACCGATAACCTTGTAAAAGGCAAGGTAATGGCAGACCAGATAGCAAAACTTTTAAAGGATAACCTGCCCGATATTACCGAACCTCGTGTTGATCTGCAGGACGGCCTTCCCCAGATCGAAATAGAGCTTGACCGTGAGAGAATTTATGCCTTGGGCCTTAACACCTATACCATCGGCAATGAGATTAAAGCTGCAGTAGACGGCGTTACTGCTACCCGTTACAAGGAGGGCGGCACCGATTACGATGTAATACTGATATTGGCGGAAGCTGACCGGAGTACAAAGCCTGCGCTGGATCACATTTTTGTGAACAGCCAGGTTGCAGGCAAGGTACCGCTTTCCAACTTTGCCCGTTATGTAGAAGGTACGGGCCCCATGACTATCAGGCGTGAAAACCAGAGCCGTGTAATTCACATAACCGCCGGCGCCCAGCCGGGGACCAAGCTTAATCAGATTGAAGAAAGGGTAAGAAATATCATCACCGCCAATGTTCCTGCCGATGACGAAGTGCTGATTGAATACGGCGGGGACAATGCAGAAATGATGAAGATGATGAAGAACTTTGCGCTTATTCTTGTAGTTGCAGCTTGTCTCGTCTTCGGGGTCATGGCGTGTCTCTTTGAATCATTCAGGGATCCCTTCATCGTTATCTTTACTATTCCACTCTCGGTGATTGGTATTGTTGCTATCTATCTCATAACAGGAGATGCCTTCAATATACTTACCGCCGTAGGGCTTCTGGTTCTGGTAGGTGTAATTGTAAACAACGGTATCGTACTTGTAGACTATACCAACCTTTTGAGAAAACGGGGCTACTCACTCCATGACGCCTGCGTTGAAGCTGCGGGCAACCGCTTACGGCCCATACTCATGACCACCCTTACCACAGTCCTTGGCCTTCTGCCCATGGCTTTCCTTCCCGGCGAAGGATCCGAACTGGTCGCGCCTATAGGAAAGACAGTCCTCGGAGGCCTCTCCTTTGGCACCCTGATGACTCTGTTCCTCATGCCCACCGTTTATTTCCTGATGAACCGCAGTTCGGATCAGCGGGCTGCAAAAGCTGAGGCCAAGCGCGAAAGGATAGCCGCAGGGCTTTCCCGCAAAGAGGCAAAAGCAAAGGCTTCTTCCTCAGAAGGTACTGATACAGAAGCAGCAAAAGTAATTGATGGTGATGTTCAACCAGAGGGAGCCGGAATATGATGCGTATTGAAGTAGTAGCAAACCATTCGGTCGAAGAAAATATTCTCGAATCTCTCAAGGCAGAAGGCGTGGCAAAATTCTACACCAAATACCCCAGCGTCTTTGGTGTAGGCTCCACAGGTCCCCGCATGGGAGACGCCATCTGGCCTGAAGAAAACTTCGCCCTTGTTATGTGGTGCGAGGAGGACGAAGCCAGAGGTATTGCCCGCGCGGTATCCCGTGTCAAGGAACACTTCCCCGATGAGGGCATCAAGGTTTTTGGCCTACCGCCTGAGCCTTCACCTTTAGTCTGAATTGTGGTAGCTTTAGCTATCTTCGATTTAAATGGAGGCCAAAATGGCTGGCGGTTTGAATGTGGGCTGGATCCCCAATGTGATCCTTACGATTTTCTTTGATCCCCTTTGGCAGGGTATTAACCGGATACTTAGAGGCAAGCTGATCATCGGCCTACTGTGGATCATCACAGGCGGGATCTTCGGTATTGGCTGGATTATCGATATTGTCACGGTGATCCTTAACAAGGATATCAGGATACTCGCCTAAGTTAGCATTTTTCATCTAAACAAAAAAACCCGCCTTGATGCGGGTTTTTTTGTGCTTTACAGGTGTAAACCCTATTTAAACTGGCTGTCCATTTTTCCCTGAAAATTTGACTGTATGTACTTGCGTATCCTGGTCCGCACTTCGGGATCAATGCGCTGGGTAAAGAGCACGACGTAGATTTTATTGCTTCCGTCTATGCGGGAACCGAAGACTATGCCCTCGGCCTTGATGAGCATGGTCTGGAGCTTTATCTGTATATCCTGAAAAAGAGTGTTTTTGACCAGTTCGGGATCAGCGTCAAAAGCGCAGGAAAAGCCCACCACCGAAATATCCTTAATAGCCCCGTTTACGAAAGTCCCATTGATGGGGAAATTGACCGTAGTATTGGTTTCTGTTTCTGTAGTGGCCCGGATATATTTGCGCCTTCCCTTGGCATCGGCAGCCTTGAGTATATCCATGAGCTGCCTGATGGCAATGGAAAGATCCGATTTGACCACTGTATAGCCGCAACGGATCTTAACCTGGCCCAGGTACTTGCGCTTAAGGTTTTCATCCTCTCCCGAGCAGATTATCCCAATGCCGACACCTGAGGTTTCAGGATCGCCCATAACCCCCCGTATCCAGGCTTCCCATTCCGATTCGCTCATTCCATCGTTGATGTTGGCAAACACTATGGAAGATGGATATTTTTTGAGTATGCGCCGGAGTTTGGAATGGTCTTTTATGATATAGACCTCATATTCCTGCTGGATAAGTTCAGCAGCTACCTGGTTTTGGATAACCGCCGATGGGTAGAGGAAAAAGAGCTTCTTCCCCAGGATGTCTTCATTGCCTTCATTAGCCATAATGTTATTCTAGACGATATTTGAGGATTTTGCAAAGACTCTTGTGGGATAAAATCACTTGATCTTTACCAATTCCAGCTCAAAAACCAAAAAGCTGTTTGGGGGTATGGCGCCATTTCCTGCGCCGCGCTCGCCATAAGCAAGTTCCGGCGGGATAATGACGGTGCGTTTTTCACCGGGAGCCATGTCGAGGAGGGCCTCGTCCATGCCGGGAATGATGCGCCGTACGCCGACCTGGAAATCTGTGGCTCCACCGTGCACATCGGAATTGTCAAAGACCTCGCCCGAGAGGAACATGCCTTTATATTTGGCGGAAACGGTCTTGCCTGCTGTGGGTTTCGCGCCTGAACCTTGCTTTTGCACAATGTACTTGAGGCCCGAGGCGGTTGTCACAGCGCCGGGATATTTTTTTTCTATCTCTGCCAGGGCCGCGCTTTTTTGGGATGAAAGTTTGGAAGTTTTGGCAGCGCTGGCGTTCCGCAGCAGTGCGTCAAAAGCAGCCTGATCAGCCTTAAACGCATTAGCCTGGGGACCGTTGCGGATTATAGTTACCCGTTCGATACGGTCGCCCTGCCGTATGGCATTGACTACCTGCTGGCCCTGGACGACCCGGCCAAACACGGTGTGGTGATCATCCAGGTGGGGGGTCGCAACATGGGTAATAAAGAACTGGCTGCCGTTGGTATCGGGGCCTGCATTGGCCATGGAAAGGACCCCTGGGCCGTTGTGGCGCAGGCTGGGATCGAATTCATCGGGGAATTTGTACCCTGGGCCGCCTGTGCCATTCCCCACGGGATCGCCCCCCTGGATCATAAAATCCGCAATGACCCGATGAAAGGTGAGGCCATCGTAATAGCGTTTGCCCCCCGCAGTAGTCATTTTCCCTTCGGCGAGGGCCACGAAATTGCAGACCGTGAGGGGCACTTTTTGATACTCCAGGCGTATCACAATATCGCCCTTTGCAGTGGTGATGCGGGCAAAAAGGCCATCCCCAAGAGCTGCATCATCGGAGGCGGCGAAAGCTGATTCGGCCATCAATACCAACAAGAGACCGCCTAACCCTGCGCAGAGTGGGCGTTTAAAATTCAATTTTTTTGTAGAAACATTCATAATTCATTTTAGCATAAAGGCGCCTGACAGTAAACAGCGAAGCTCAGCCGAGGCACAGAGTACCGGAATTTCCCCTCC is drawn from Leadbettera azotonutricia ZAS-9 and contains these coding sequences:
- a CDS encoding efflux RND transporter periplasmic adaptor subunit, producing the protein MKIKALQNTAFFAVMMITVFSFSGCQRIKDTYGKLTDKAAPGGPGQDAPVFAVNTMDAVQGQISDYLALSGDLVAASTVDAYSEAAGKVSRIMVSIGSYVNKDAPIAEVDPSRPGMQYEVNVVKAPVSGTIVALPAQLGMTVSQAVPLARIASGVGLEIRLYVAERFISRVSLRQSCEISLDAYPGEVFHGRITEISPVVDPSSRTMEVRIGVDSASKLKAGMFAKVRIITEHKNNIVKIPSSALIQRFGEDYVFVAETDPDNAEGFVAVKKIVAPGILIDGVLEIQQGLKPNDAVIVRGQSLLNDGAKVNVVDRIAPLSAN
- a CDS encoding TolC family protein, producing the protein MIRFRPLILALLLVCGAVAAHSQDIVRLTPDDAVDLAIKNNLSLESARVTLDTKKRKSDLVWNQFLPSIDARGTLARDNWASTSQSLDYTALPSIVMTSTTLPQWHVNANISAAITFSFALVEGIKSIKLDYQTGLVTLEKARLQTERDVRKSYNQILLLHETVALQQKSLATAERRYNMAEANYKAGLVPRLSALQAQVALENMKPSINELENNLKALEASFAMSLGLPYETQFELAPMTGGDFYIPLDVAELISKAASGKPDILELQKSIQALRSGRKALALQLYTPYLAFAWNISSMYSPMLDPFKDKLFTTDNWNKGGTFSVTLGMSLNSLLPFTKEGQSLKDMDNNVRSLNIGLAQAIRGTELEIYNKVNSLEKTRTTAEAQKLTVDMAQQSYQLTEEAYRAGLQDFLEVQNAALSLNQAELQLLTQQFNYLSDLIDLEYATGVPFGTLSSKNGN
- a CDS encoding PilZ domain-containing protein — encoded protein: MANEGNEDILGKKLFFLYPSAVIQNQVAAELIQQEYEVYIIKDHSKLRRILKKYPSSIVFANINDGMSESEWEAWIRGVMGDPETSGVGIGIICSGEDENLKRKYLGQVKIRCGYTVVKSDLSIAIRQLMDILKAADAKGRRKYIRATTETETNTTVNFPINGTFVNGAIKDISVVGFSCAFDADPELVKNTLFQDIQIKLQTMLIKAEGIVFGSRIDGSNKIYVVLFTQRIDPEVRTRIRKYIQSNFQGKMDSQFK
- a CDS encoding efflux RND transporter permease subunit, producing the protein MSLAKSVVSRPTTVFIIFVLLIMLGVFAFINLPIDLMPEINPPYLVVYTSYPGAGPEEVERSVTRPLEAALSSASSLEKVTSTSSKGTSMVIMQFTYGTDLADASNSVRDSLERTRNYMPTGAQSPMIFKFDPSMIPIMGLMVTGNRSPEELRQIAEDTIVPRIEQTPGVATASVSGGREKIIRVEIPQSRLEAYGLTVTAIQQMLAAQNAQVAAGTITEDGLSYLLTTMGEYTSLDQIRNTVISYKAVSSGQELPRSVYLRDIANVYEGYRDETSIVYVNGVSAVMLMVQKQSGKNSVQTAKDLRVRLERIAREIPQDIKISELFNTTDQIENSINQVGSTAVSGALLAVIVLFIFLRSIKPTLIIGISIPVSIIITIMLMYFAHLTLNLMTLAGLILGVGMLVDNSIVILENIYHYREKGAKLSTASVIGTQEMIVAIVASTLTTICVFAPLVMFQGLLEMAGEMFSGLAFTVVISLTSSLLIAMFLVPVLSSHYLPLVTRKQKPLKSFLAPVDRAFENFFTRLDNNYRKAVAWVLHHKAITIGFLAALLVGSIALIPVIGWVFMPEQEADSVSVNVTLPMGTPLAETEATLQQIQRIVEREVQGYDRIMLNAGGSGGMMGSGGANSGSVRINLPKFEERIDSADEIKAKIRTHFNEFPGVTIYFSAGGMSMGSGNPVDVILRTDNLVKGKVMADQIAKLLKDNLPDITEPRVDLQDGLPQIEIELDRERIYALGLNTYTIGNEIKAAVDGVTATRYKEGGTDYDVILILAEADRSTKPALDHIFVNSQVAGKVPLSNFARYVEGTGPMTIRRENQSRVIHITAGAQPGTKLNQIEERVRNIITANVPADDEVLIEYGGDNAEMMKMMKNFALILVVAACLVFGVMACLFESFRDPFIVIFTIPLSVIGIVAIYLITGDAFNILTAVGLLVLVGVIVNNGIVLVDYTNLLRKRGYSLHDACVEAAGNRLRPILMTTLTTVLGLLPMAFLPGEGSELVAPIGKTVLGGLSFGTLMTLFLMPTVYFLMNRSSDQRAAKAEAKRERIAAGLSRKEAKAKASSSEGTDTEAAKVIDGDVQPEGAGI
- a CDS encoding PG0541 family transporter-associated protein, producing MMRIEVVANHSVEENILESLKAEGVAKFYTKYPSVFGVGSTGPRMGDAIWPEENFALVMWCEEDEARGIARAVSRVKEHFPDEGIKVFGLPPEPSPLV
- a CDS encoding peptidylprolyl isomerase, whose amino-acid sequence is MVLMAESAFAASDDAALGDGLFARITTAKGDIVIRLEYQKVPLTVCNFVALAEGKMTTAGGKRYYDGLTFHRVIADFMIQGGDPVGNGTGGPGYKFPDEFDPSLRHNGPGVLSMANAGPDTNGSQFFITHVATPHLDDHHTVFGRVVQGQQVVNAIRQGDRIERVTIIRNGPQANAFKADQAAFDALLRNASAAKTSKLSSQKSAALAEIEKKYPGAVTTASGLKYIVQKQGSGAKPTAGKTVSAKYKGMFLSGEVFDNSDVHGGATDFQVGVRRIIPGMDEALLDMAPGEKRTVIIPPELAYGERGAGNGAIPPNSFLVFELELVKIK